One region of Fusobacterium periodonticum 1_1_41FAA genomic DNA includes:
- the rbfA gene encoding 30S ribosome-binding factor RbfA, which produces MKKQRLEGIGKEMMRVISKVLLEEVKNPKIKGLVSVTEVNVTEDLKFADTYFSILPPLNDEEKQYDHEEILEALNEIKGFLRKRVAEEVDIRFTPEIRVKLDNSMENAMKITKLLNDLKA; this is translated from the coding sequence ATGAAGAAACAAAGACTTGAAGGAATAGGAAAAGAAATGATGAGAGTAATCTCTAAAGTTCTTCTTGAAGAAGTAAAAAATCCTAAGATAAAAGGTTTAGTCTCAGTTACAGAAGTTAATGTTACAGAAGATTTGAAGTTTGCTGATACATATTTTAGTATTTTACCACCTTTAAATGATGAAGAAAAGCAATACGATCATGAAGAAATTTTAGAAGCCTTAAATGAAATAAAAGGTTTTCTAAGAAAGAGAGTTGCAGAAGAAGTAGACATAAGATTTACACCTGAAATAAGAGTGAAGCTTGATAACTCAATGGAAAATGCTATGAAAATCACTAAACTTTTAAATGACTTGAAAGCTTAG